The following proteins come from a genomic window of Kitasatospora sp. NBC_01246:
- a CDS encoding gluconeogenesis factor YvcK family protein produces MAALGGGQGLSASLSALRRLTTDLTAVVTVADDGGSSGRLREELGVLPPGDLRKALAALCGDDDWGRTWSEVIQQRFTGSGGLGGHAVGNLLIVALWEKLGDPVAALDWVGRLLNVQGRVLPMSAVPLDIEAVVRGHDPASPGELSAVRGQASVAVTPGTVQSIRLLPDGPPAVPEAVTAVREADWVVLGPGSWFTSVLPHLLVPELAEALTETRARRLLTLNLAPQPGETEGFTPQRHLEVIADHAPALAVDAILVDERAVTGGAFGQADLAGLEKAAERMGAALVLGRVARTDGTPRHDPELLAAAYDRIFRTHGRIGPWR; encoded by the coding sequence ATCGCCGCCCTCGGCGGCGGTCAGGGGCTCTCGGCCTCGCTCTCCGCCCTCCGCCGGCTCACCACCGACCTCACCGCCGTGGTCACCGTCGCCGACGACGGCGGCTCCAGCGGCCGGCTGCGCGAGGAGCTCGGGGTGCTGCCCCCGGGCGACCTCCGCAAGGCGCTGGCCGCGCTCTGCGGCGACGACGACTGGGGCCGGACCTGGTCCGAGGTGATCCAGCAGCGCTTCACCGGCTCCGGCGGCCTGGGCGGCCATGCCGTCGGCAACCTGCTGATCGTCGCGCTCTGGGAGAAGCTGGGGGATCCGGTCGCCGCCCTGGACTGGGTGGGCCGGCTGCTGAACGTCCAGGGCCGGGTGCTGCCGATGTCGGCGGTACCGCTGGACATCGAGGCGGTCGTGCGCGGCCACGACCCGGCCAGCCCGGGCGAGCTGTCCGCCGTCCGGGGCCAGGCGAGCGTCGCCGTGACGCCCGGCACCGTGCAGTCCATCCGGCTGCTGCCGGACGGGCCGCCGGCCGTCCCGGAGGCCGTCACGGCCGTCCGGGAGGCGGACTGGGTGGTGCTCGGGCCCGGCTCCTGGTTCACCAGCGTGCTGCCCCACCTGCTCGTCCCCGAGCTCGCCGAGGCGCTCACCGAGACCCGCGCGCGCCGGCTGCTCACCCTGAACCTGGCCCCGCAGCCCGGCGAGACGGAGGGCTTCACCCCGCAGCGCCACCTGGAGGTCATCGCCGACCACGCACCCGCCCTCGCGGTGGATGCGATCCTGGTGGACGAGCGCGCCGTCACCGGCGGCGCCTTCGGCCAGGCGGACCTGGCCGGCCTGGAGAAGGCCGCGGAGCGGATGGGCGCGGCCCTGGTGCTCGGCCGGGTCGCCCGTACCGACGGCACACCGCGACACGACCCGGAGCTCTTGGCCGCCGCGTACGACCGGATTTTCCGGACACATGGAAGGATCGGGCCATGGCGATGA
- the rapZ gene encoding RNase adapter RapZ, producing the protein MSDDGGTARPLAAGENVPELVIISGMSGAGRSTAAKCLEDLGWFVVDNLPPALIPTMVDLGARSQGNVARIGAVVDVRGRQFFDDLLTSLDELEKRGVRLSVVFLDSSDDALVRRFESVRRPHPLQADGRIVDGIAQERDLLRELRGEADLVIDTSNLNVHQLRAKLDAQFADHDEPELRATVMSFGFKYGLPVDADLVVDCRFLPNPHWVPELRARTGTDADVADYVFQQPGANEFLNGYAELLRIITEGYRREGKRYMTLAVGCTGGKHRSVAMSERLTKRLIADGVETVLVHRDMGRE; encoded by the coding sequence ATGTCCGACGATGGCGGCACCGCCCGGCCACTGGCCGCGGGCGAGAACGTGCCGGAGCTGGTGATCATCTCCGGGATGTCCGGAGCCGGCCGGTCGACGGCGGCCAAGTGCCTGGAGGACCTGGGCTGGTTCGTGGTGGACAACCTGCCGCCGGCCCTCATCCCGACCATGGTCGACCTCGGCGCCCGTTCCCAGGGGAACGTCGCCCGGATCGGCGCCGTGGTCGACGTCCGCGGCCGCCAGTTCTTCGACGACCTGCTCACCTCGCTGGACGAGCTGGAGAAGCGCGGCGTCCGGCTGAGCGTGGTCTTCCTGGACTCCTCCGACGACGCCCTGGTCCGGCGCTTCGAGAGCGTGCGCCGCCCGCACCCGCTCCAGGCCGACGGCCGGATCGTGGACGGCATCGCCCAGGAGCGCGACCTCCTGCGCGAGCTGCGCGGCGAGGCCGACCTGGTGATCGACACCTCCAACCTCAACGTGCACCAGCTGCGGGCCAAGCTGGACGCCCAGTTCGCCGACCACGACGAGCCCGAGCTGCGCGCCACCGTGATGTCCTTCGGCTTCAAGTACGGCCTCCCCGTCGACGCCGACCTCGTGGTGGACTGCCGCTTCCTGCCGAATCCGCACTGGGTGCCGGAGCTCCGCGCCCGGACGGGCACCGACGCCGACGTCGCCGACTACGTGTTCCAGCAGCCCGGTGCCAACGAGTTCCTCAACGGCTACGCGGAGCTGCTGCGCATCATCACCGAGGGGTACCGCCGCGAGGGGAAGCGTTACATGACCCTTGCCGTAGGCTGCACCGGTGGCAAGCACCGCAGCGTCGCGATGTCCGAGCGGCTGACCAAGCGTCTGATCGCGGACGGCGTCGAAACGGTGCTGGTCCACCGTGACATGGGACGGGAGTAG